One genomic window of Polyangium aurulentum includes the following:
- a CDS encoding cytochrome P450: protein MRHDAIDILDPDLYVSGVPHDRFDELRRRAPVYWHHEPGGRGFWAVTRHADVLRVMRDAELFSSERGGIWISDYAPGDMRSSRDVLTDMDPPRHTRYRSLVSAGFLPRIIAAMEPYARTLVTEMIDRVAERRECDFVNELAGDLPLRIILHLLGVPLEDRDKVLDWSYRFLLGGDPDQKDAVDAYNALIAEMMAYAERLAAERRAKPREDDMLSLLMGAEVDGEKLREVEFGLFFSLLLSAGHVTTQQLIALGMLTLIEHPEERRRLAEDRSLIPSAVEEMLRFTPPAMHMRRTATRDTELGGQRIAEGDKVVVWFVSANRDEEVFADPHRFDVRRTPNEHTTFGRGPHFCLGAALARLEARVVFEEILRRLPPMALAGPVVRMRSNWLMALEQMPVRW, encoded by the coding sequence ATGCGCCACGATGCGATAGATATCCTCGATCCCGATCTGTACGTCTCCGGCGTGCCGCACGACCGCTTCGACGAGTTGCGCCGCCGCGCGCCCGTCTACTGGCACCACGAGCCTGGGGGCCGCGGCTTCTGGGCAGTCACCAGGCACGCCGACGTGCTCCGGGTGATGCGCGACGCGGAGCTTTTCTCGTCGGAGCGGGGAGGCATCTGGATCTCCGACTACGCGCCCGGCGACATGCGCTCGTCGCGCGACGTCCTGACCGACATGGACCCTCCGCGCCACACGCGATATCGGAGCCTCGTCTCCGCGGGTTTCCTCCCCCGCATCATCGCGGCCATGGAGCCCTACGCGCGCACGCTCGTGACCGAGATGATCGACCGGGTCGCCGAGCGGCGCGAATGCGATTTCGTGAACGAGCTCGCGGGCGATCTGCCGCTCCGTATCATCTTGCACCTGCTCGGCGTGCCCCTCGAGGATCGCGACAAGGTGCTCGACTGGTCGTACCGCTTCTTGCTCGGGGGAGATCCCGACCAGAAGGACGCGGTCGACGCGTACAATGCGCTCATTGCAGAGATGATGGCCTACGCCGAGCGGCTCGCGGCCGAGCGACGCGCGAAGCCCAGGGAAGACGACATGCTGAGCCTGCTCATGGGGGCCGAGGTGGACGGTGAGAAGCTCCGCGAGGTCGAGTTCGGGCTCTTCTTTTCGCTGCTCCTGTCCGCCGGGCACGTGACCACGCAGCAGCTCATCGCGCTTGGAATGCTCACGCTCATCGAGCACCCCGAGGAGCGCCGCCGCCTCGCGGAGGATCGGTCGCTCATTCCCTCCGCGGTCGAAGAGATGCTGCGCTTCACGCCGCCAGCGATGCACATGCGCCGGACCGCGACGCGCGACACCGAGCTCGGCGGGCAGCGCATCGCCGAGGGCGACAAGGTGGTGGTATGGTTCGTTTCGGCAAACCGGGACGAGGAGGTCTTCGCCGATCCGCACCGCTTCGACGTCCGGCGGACGCCGAACGAGCACACGACATTCGGGCGGGGGCCACATTTTTGCCTCGGCGCGGCGCTCGCGCGGCTGGAGGCGCGGGTGGTCTTCGAGGAAATCCTCCGGCGCTTGCCGCCGATGGCGCTCGCGGGGCCGGTCGTGCGAATGCGCTCGAACTGGCTCATGGCGCTCGAGCAGATGCCGGTGCGGTGGTAG
- a CDS encoding tyrosine-type recombinase/integrase, whose amino-acid sequence MGRPRTGSVRKEGDHHVARVLLDGKYERLHLPTGLSDERARDMAQFYTDNPEKARERLAEQRARRGGAPAEPMGETFDEYLECWLEDRDRRGMASIRRDRGSIRAHVSPLIGNKPIAAITRRELEGVVEYLDRAVVDKKMQWATAVRIWGSTRKLFRDASRSKIKDLRVRDDNPAADVAPPDKGAEKAMVYLYPDEFLRLVQCAEIPLEWRRIFALAAYLYLRFSELDRLRWTDLDLDRGIAHIQRAFDDYRKVEKTPKGRKARRFQIEPNLLPLLRAMHAEAGGEGYVCHDQLDRPAARFRECLLQAGIMRPDLFKADATHKRITFHDLRATGCTWMALRGDQPLVIQQRAGHRDFITTQRYIREAESISGNVGAPFPLLPASLLGRNLSVNLSGVRQPLGMTGTEGPSRCPSRCPSRILPRAPSGSIRVRTRSCIRSSEWP is encoded by the coding sequence ATGGGCCGTCCGCGAACGGGAAGCGTCCGCAAAGAGGGCGACCATCACGTCGCTCGTGTCTTGCTCGATGGCAAGTATGAGCGGCTCCACCTGCCGACCGGGCTTTCAGACGAGCGCGCCCGGGACATGGCGCAGTTCTACACCGACAACCCCGAGAAAGCACGCGAACGGCTTGCTGAGCAACGGGCACGCCGCGGGGGAGCCCCGGCCGAGCCCATGGGCGAGACGTTCGACGAGTACCTCGAGTGCTGGCTTGAGGACCGCGATCGGCGGGGCATGGCGTCGATCCGGCGCGACCGCGGATCGATCCGCGCGCACGTCTCGCCGCTCATCGGGAACAAGCCCATCGCGGCGATCACGCGGCGGGAGCTCGAGGGAGTCGTCGAGTATCTCGATCGCGCGGTCGTAGACAAGAAGATGCAATGGGCCACCGCGGTTCGGATCTGGGGCTCAACGCGAAAGCTCTTCCGCGATGCGTCGCGATCCAAGATCAAGGATCTGCGCGTGCGCGACGACAACCCCGCCGCAGACGTCGCGCCCCCGGACAAGGGGGCCGAGAAAGCCATGGTCTACCTCTACCCGGACGAGTTTCTGCGGCTTGTCCAGTGCGCGGAGATTCCGCTCGAATGGCGGAGGATTTTCGCACTGGCCGCGTACCTCTACCTCCGGTTTTCGGAGCTCGACCGGCTCCGGTGGACTGACCTCGACCTCGACCGGGGCATCGCCCATATCCAACGCGCGTTCGACGATTACCGCAAGGTGGAGAAGACCCCGAAGGGTCGCAAAGCGCGGAGATTTCAGATCGAGCCCAACCTGCTCCCCTTGCTCCGCGCCATGCACGCTGAGGCGGGCGGCGAGGGGTATGTTTGCCACGACCAGCTCGACCGGCCCGCGGCGCGCTTCCGGGAGTGCCTGCTACAGGCAGGCATCATGCGCCCCGACCTCTTCAAGGCGGACGCGACGCACAAGCGGATCACGTTCCACGACCTCCGCGCCACCGGATGCACCTGGATGGCGCTCCGCGGAGATCAACCCCTCGTGATCCAGCAGCGGGCAGGTCACCGGGACTTCATCACCACCCAGCGCTACATCCGCGAGGCCGAGAGCATCAGCGGCAACGTCGGCGCCCCGTTCCCGCTGCTCCCCGCGTCTCTGCTCGGCCGCAATCTGTCAGTCAATCTGTCGGGCGTCAGGCAACCCCTCGGAATGACTGGCACTGAAGGGCCTTCTCGATGCCCTTCTCGATGCCCTTCTCGAATCCTTCCTCGCGCCCCTTCTGGAAGTATTCGCGTGCGAACTCGCTCTTGTATTCGTAGTTCGGAATGGCCATGA
- a CDS encoding AAA family ATPase translates to MPLPLPICTDDFRTVREAPFEYIDKTELICELIDNPGAQVALFPRPRRFGKTLNISMLRCFFQKSDEDLAHLFEGLRVWEAGDAYRKHFQRYPVIMLTFKECQYHRWEDCWDAIRDKVVDLFEEHRAVLESGRLSELEARRFRQILDGTATL, encoded by the coding sequence ATGCCCCTACCGCTCCCCATCTGCACCGATGACTTTCGGACGGTCCGCGAGGCGCCGTTCGAGTACATCGACAAGACCGAGCTCATCTGCGAACTCATCGACAACCCCGGGGCCCAGGTCGCGCTCTTCCCGCGGCCTCGACGCTTCGGGAAGACGCTGAACATCTCCATGCTCCGCTGCTTCTTCCAGAAGAGCGACGAGGACCTCGCCCACCTTTTTGAGGGCTTGCGGGTGTGGGAAGCGGGCGATGCGTACCGGAAGCACTTCCAGCGCTATCCGGTGATCATGTTGACGTTCAAAGAGTGTCAGTACCATCGCTGGGAAGACTGCTGGGACGCGATTCGCGACAAGGTTGTCGACCTTTTTGAAGAGCATCGCGCAGTGCTCGAGAGTGGACGGCTGAGCGAGTTAGAGGCTCGGCGCTTCCGTCAGATACTCGATGGAACGGCCACGCTGTAG
- the istA gene encoding IS21 family transposase: MVEPEIIRQIRDLAARGWGAKRIARELEVARNTVKRYLRGGPEAEVQVRPGRRCLDDDGRAEARQLYAGLAGGNAVVVARELRQRGVEASVRTVQRVVADQRRERFAADAASVRFETDPGQQMQIDFGQKVVRIGGTPTRVHLLVAVLCHSRRLFVKAFLGERQDDWREGIAAAFRHFGGVPRTMLGDNARALVVSRDRETGTVTFHPAYVAFCRDWGVTPRACQPYRARTKGKTESGVKYVKRNGLAEREFASFAALEAHLAAWMVEADQRIHGTTHEPPIVRFERDERQALRPLPARPMPVREQRLRRRVANDALVDVDTIRYSVPHRLVRETVEVALGEHEVRIYRGAELVARHERSFEPYARIIDKAHYAGLWRTQSAPVATASPPSPLEAMGRRLSDYAAVLEEAAS, encoded by the coding sequence ATGGTGGAGCCGGAGATCATCCGGCAGATCCGCGATCTGGCCGCCCGCGGCTGGGGCGCCAAGCGGATCGCCCGTGAGCTGGAGGTGGCCCGCAACACGGTAAAACGCTACCTGCGGGGCGGCCCCGAGGCCGAGGTGCAGGTTCGTCCGGGCCGCCGCTGTCTTGACGACGACGGCCGCGCCGAGGCCCGACAACTCTATGCGGGCCTGGCCGGCGGCAACGCCGTCGTCGTCGCGCGAGAGCTACGGCAGCGCGGCGTCGAGGCCAGCGTGCGCACGGTCCAGCGCGTCGTTGCCGACCAGCGACGTGAGCGGTTCGCAGCGGATGCGGCCAGCGTGCGCTTCGAGACGGACCCTGGCCAGCAGATGCAGATCGACTTTGGTCAAAAAGTGGTCCGCATCGGCGGTACGCCCACGCGAGTCCACTTGCTCGTGGCGGTGCTATGCCATTCTCGACGGCTCTTCGTCAAGGCATTTCTAGGCGAGCGTCAGGACGATTGGCGCGAGGGGATCGCCGCAGCTTTCCGCCACTTCGGGGGCGTGCCGCGCACGATGCTCGGCGACAATGCCCGCGCCCTGGTCGTGAGCCGCGACCGCGAGACGGGCACGGTGACGTTCCACCCGGCCTACGTGGCCTTCTGCCGCGATTGGGGCGTCACGCCGCGCGCCTGCCAGCCCTACCGCGCGCGCACCAAGGGCAAGACCGAGTCCGGCGTCAAGTACGTCAAGCGCAATGGTCTGGCCGAGCGCGAGTTCGCCTCGTTCGCGGCGCTCGAGGCGCACCTCGCGGCCTGGATGGTCGAGGCTGACCAGCGCATCCACGGCACCACGCACGAGCCGCCCATCGTGCGCTTCGAGCGCGACGAGCGGCAAGCCCTGCGCCCGCTGCCCGCGCGCCCCATGCCCGTGCGCGAGCAACGCCTGCGCCGCCGCGTCGCCAATGATGCGCTCGTCGACGTCGATACCATCCGCTACAGCGTCCCGCATCGGCTCGTGCGCGAGACCGTCGAGGTCGCCCTCGGCGAGCACGAGGTGCGCATCTATCGCGGTGCCGAGCTCGTCGCGCGGCACGAGCGGTCGTTCGAGCCGTACGCGCGCATCATCGACAAGGCCCACTACGCGGGCCTATGGCGCACGCAGTCCGCGCCCGTGGCCACCGCGTCGCCCCCGAGCCCGCTGGAGGCCATGGGCCGGCGGCTTTCCGATTACGCAGCCGTGCTCGAGGAGGCGGCCTCGTGA
- the istB gene encoding IS21-like element helper ATPase IstB has translation MSVDLVHARVVESLTRLRLGYVAERLDALLAEAARTEPTYLDFLDNLLRQEADSKQRKRIAMGIQIAHFPAVKTLEEFDFKFQPSVDHKLVRELATGRFIAQAENVLVFGPPGVGKTHLAIALGRAVVEAGHSVLFTSATALLATLSRAETEGQLAERLLFYTKPKLLIVDELGYLPFERRSAHLFFQLVARRYEKSSTMITTNQVVTQWGTVFGDEVIAAAILDRLLHHSHTLMISGESYRLKQKKKAGLLGGSVSPAK, from the coding sequence GTGAGCGTCGATCTCGTGCACGCCCGCGTGGTCGAGAGCCTGACGCGGCTGCGCCTGGGTTACGTCGCCGAGCGGCTGGATGCGCTCCTGGCCGAAGCCGCGCGCACCGAGCCGACGTATCTCGACTTCCTCGACAATCTGCTGCGCCAGGAGGCGGACTCGAAGCAGCGCAAGCGCATCGCGATGGGGATCCAGATCGCGCACTTCCCTGCGGTGAAGACGCTGGAAGAGTTCGACTTCAAGTTCCAGCCCTCGGTGGACCACAAGCTGGTGCGGGAGCTGGCCACGGGTCGCTTCATTGCGCAGGCGGAAAACGTGCTCGTCTTCGGACCTCCGGGGGTCGGCAAGACGCACCTGGCGATCGCGCTGGGCAGGGCCGTTGTGGAGGCAGGGCACTCGGTGCTGTTCACGAGCGCGACGGCGCTGCTCGCGACGCTGTCGAGAGCCGAGACCGAGGGACAGCTCGCCGAGCGATTGTTATTCTACACGAAGCCGAAACTGCTCATCGTGGACGAGCTCGGCTACTTGCCTTTCGAGCGCAGGAGCGCGCATCTGTTCTTTCAGCTCGTAGCCAGGAGGTACGAAAAAAGCAGCACGATGATCACGACGAACCAGGTGGTGACGCAGTGGGGGACGGTCTTCGGCGACGAGGTGATCGCTGCCGCGATCCTCGACCGGCTCCTCCACCACAGCCACACGCTGATGATCTCAGGAGAGAGTTATAGGCTGAAGCAGAAAAAGAAGGCCGGACTGCTCGGCGGGAGCGTCTCTCCCGCAAAGTGA
- a CDS encoding PD-(D/E)XK nuclease domain-containing protein gives MLSVHDREEKLYHGFVLGMLATLEPEYQVRSNRESGQGRPDVLIRPTRPCDPGVVLEFKVARGGRTLQAALADGVRCISEKEYAAELRGLAGPVYAFAVAFDGKEVRVRAVPIARG, from the coding sequence ATGCTTTCAGTTCATGATAGGGAGGAAAAGCTCTATCACGGGTTCGTGCTGGGTATGCTTGCCACGCTGGAGCCCGAGTATCAGGTGCGGTCCAATCGCGAGTCAGGGCAAGGAAGGCCGGATGTGCTCATTCGTCCGACCCGTCCTTGCGATCCGGGGGTTGTGCTCGAATTCAAGGTCGCACGGGGAGGGCGGACGTTGCAGGCAGCGCTGGCAGATGGCGTGCGGTGCATCTCCGAGAAAGAATACGCGGCGGAATTACGCGGGCTTGCTGGGCCGGTGTATGCGTTCGCTGTCGCGTTCGATGGGAAAGAGGTCCGTGTGCGGGCAGTACCCATCGCGAGAGGGTAG
- a CDS encoding RNA polymerase sigma factor encodes MSHPSDPESIRQAILELRPTVAGWMRRWGYDAADADDLAQRSITQALGRVDNYNPSLSAIKTWVYRIAQSVAGKYRKRLDRYGRTFWHGVGRALRVPASGPSPEDVVGSVQVLHFINRILRRMDARYYDVLVARDLHDLSEAETAEALDIPKGTVRSRLERARVQARALLEGHEHELRGLLPLVFAEREPRGALALPVPKPKPSHRLELAVFIPAGLSGAFALGHHLQTERPPLLRIASPDALVLHVDLGAGSSMPPQAPPTSTPAPLGPGSMLGSKPRAFFVEIEQALKRRDEETARVALVRYLAIYPADPLRLRQPYGWLLRK; translated from the coding sequence ATGAGCCACCCGTCCGATCCCGAGAGCATTCGCCAGGCAATCCTCGAGCTCCGTCCAACCGTGGCCGGTTGGATGCGACGATGGGGGTACGATGCCGCGGACGCCGACGACCTCGCGCAAAGGAGCATCACCCAGGCGCTCGGACGCGTGGACAACTACAACCCCTCGCTATCAGCTATCAAGACGTGGGTTTATAGAATTGCGCAGAGTGTTGCGGGCAAGTATCGGAAGCGCCTCGATCGGTACGGGCGCACGTTCTGGCATGGCGTAGGCCGGGCATTACGCGTTCCAGCCTCCGGACCGTCGCCGGAGGACGTTGTGGGCAGCGTCCAGGTGCTCCATTTCATCAACCGCATCCTGCGTAGGATGGACGCGCGTTACTACGATGTGCTCGTCGCGCGTGACCTGCACGATCTATCCGAGGCCGAGACCGCCGAAGCGCTCGACATCCCGAAGGGGACCGTGCGCTCGCGCCTCGAGCGCGCGCGGGTACAGGCGCGGGCGCTGCTGGAGGGGCACGAGCACGAGCTGCGCGGGCTGCTGCCCCTCGTGTTTGCGGAGCGCGAGCCCCGGGGAGCTCTTGCGCTACCCGTCCCCAAGCCCAAGCCCAGTCATCGCCTCGAGCTGGCGGTGTTCATCCCCGCTGGTTTGTCAGGAGCCTTCGCGCTCGGGCACCATCTCCAGACGGAACGCCCTCCGCTGCTCCGTATTGCGAGCCCCGACGCGCTCGTTCTGCACGTCGACCTTGGCGCAGGTTCGTCGATGCCACCGCAGGCGCCGCCCACGAGCACGCCTGCACCGCTTGGACCTGGAAGCATGCTCGGGAGCAAGCCGCGCGCGTTTTTCGTCGAGATCGAGCAGGCTCTGAAGCGTCGCGACGAGGAGACCGCCCGCGTCGCGCTCGTCCGCTATCTCGCGATCTACCCGGCCGATCCGCTGCGCCTCCGGCAACCTTACGGCTGGCTCCTGCGCAAGTAG
- a CDS encoding YifB family Mg chelatase-like AAA ATPase, whose product MSIPNAKESAPLHGEVYSVSLLGLVATLITVMATIEPGPSTFDLIGLAEPCVQGTKSRVLSAFARVGQWFDDCRVKVQFSRNGLRHDGMLDLAVATAVLMALKQKALPRAVVLGELWPSGALRAARGALPALLGVRDVSGAIVPWNNGPETACLEHMEVRVAGHLGDVIDYLDGTRELKLARSFPKPRRTDFRDMADIRGLRAGRRAIEIAAAGLHPLLLVGSPGSGKTMLSSRLPTVLPEMSHPEALEVTSIHSVAGQLEEHEQGLLIERPFRIPHPKVGAEILVGRGFPPRPGEVSLAHHGVLFLDDIQTVHTGALSALDNALGAGQVELSKRVTFPARPLIVAGTFACPCGFHGVKDRECKCSPERIRAYRERQRGPVFDRLDMRALVSGDATEGPPRECSSAVRARVVKAREAQQRRFEREEASEPVNGRLGLSDLERVAEPDRKGRRMLGQAGLSDELEAKVLRVSRTIADLDGSDAVRARHVAEAIAMAPLTEN is encoded by the coding sequence TTGTCGATCCCGAACGCAAAGGAGAGCGCGCCGCTTCACGGCGAGGTCTATTCGGTCTCGCTCTTGGGGCTCGTTGCGACGCTCATCACGGTCATGGCCACGATCGAGCCGGGCCCGAGCACGTTCGATTTGATTGGTCTCGCAGAGCCTTGCGTGCAGGGTACAAAAAGCCGTGTCTTGTCCGCATTCGCGCGGGTCGGCCAGTGGTTCGACGATTGCCGCGTCAAGGTCCAGTTCTCTCGGAATGGCCTCCGCCATGACGGCATGCTCGATCTCGCGGTCGCCACGGCCGTGCTCATGGCCCTGAAACAGAAGGCGCTGCCGCGTGCCGTCGTGCTGGGCGAGCTCTGGCCGAGCGGTGCATTGCGTGCCGCTCGCGGTGCATTGCCTGCCCTGCTCGGCGTGCGCGACGTGTCGGGCGCCATCGTGCCGTGGAACAATGGCCCCGAGACGGCCTGCCTCGAGCACATGGAGGTGCGCGTCGCGGGACATCTTGGGGACGTGATCGACTATCTCGACGGTACGCGCGAGCTCAAACTCGCTCGCTCCTTTCCGAAGCCGCGCCGCACCGATTTCCGCGACATGGCAGACATACGCGGCTTGCGGGCTGGCCGTCGCGCGATCGAAATCGCCGCTGCCGGTCTTCATCCGCTGCTGCTCGTGGGCTCGCCCGGCTCGGGGAAGACCATGCTGAGCAGCCGCCTGCCTACGGTGTTGCCCGAGATGAGCCACCCGGAGGCGCTCGAGGTGACGTCGATCCATTCCGTGGCCGGGCAGCTTGAAGAGCACGAGCAGGGCCTCTTGATCGAGCGGCCGTTCCGAATACCGCATCCCAAGGTTGGCGCGGAGATCCTGGTTGGCAGGGGCTTCCCTCCACGACCCGGCGAGGTGTCGCTGGCACATCACGGGGTTCTATTCTTGGACGATATACAGACGGTCCACACGGGGGCGCTTTCCGCGCTCGACAATGCGCTCGGGGCTGGGCAGGTGGAGCTCTCGAAGCGGGTGACCTTCCCTGCCCGTCCGCTTATCGTCGCAGGCACCTTCGCATGCCCGTGCGGGTTCCATGGCGTGAAGGACCGGGAGTGCAAATGCTCGCCCGAGCGGATTCGCGCGTACCGCGAGCGCCAGCGTGGGCCGGTATTCGATCGCCTGGATATGCGGGCGCTTGTATCAGGCGACGCGACGGAGGGCCCCCCCAGGGAGTGCTCGTCCGCGGTCCGCGCCCGCGTCGTGAAGGCAAGGGAGGCGCAACAGCGTCGCTTTGAGCGGGAGGAAGCTTCCGAGCCTGTAAACGGCCGGCTCGGCCTCTCGGATCTGGAACGGGTGGCCGAGCCAGATCGCAAGGGTCGGCGCATGCTGGGGCAGGCCGGGCTCTCCGATGAGCTCGAGGCCAAGGTGCTGCGCGTCTCGCGCACGATTGCCGACCTAGATGGCAGCGATGCTGTTCGGGCCCGCCATGTTGCAGAGGCCATCGCCATGGCCCCGCTCACGGAGAACTGA
- a CDS encoding RNA polymerase sigma factor, giving the protein MRCAGNAPEKGSAGDVVRRGGNVEALYRAHADEVRSVLRHLCDDEATVDDLLQNVFVSAHRKRAKVPSDPTLAKGWLLNAARKQAANWRRLFRHVYEVLDPVAVMEAVAEPADPEAHAALCDFVRRALSKLDEVEREILVRYHVVGETCDELGGGLGLTRSGAHARLQAAEERMRAVVRRYS; this is encoded by the coding sequence ATGCGATGCGCCGGCAACGCGCCAGAAAAAGGAAGCGCCGGTGACGTGGTGCGACGTGGGGGCAACGTGGAAGCCCTGTATCGGGCGCACGCAGATGAGGTCCGGTCGGTGCTCCGCCACTTGTGCGACGACGAGGCCACGGTCGACGACCTGCTCCAGAACGTGTTCGTCAGCGCCCACCGAAAGCGCGCCAAGGTGCCGAGCGATCCGACGCTCGCGAAAGGCTGGCTATTGAACGCTGCGCGGAAGCAGGCCGCGAACTGGCGGCGGCTCTTCCGTCACGTGTATGAGGTGCTCGACCCCGTCGCGGTCATGGAGGCGGTCGCCGAGCCTGCAGATCCCGAGGCACACGCTGCGCTCTGCGATTTCGTCCGGCGCGCGCTCTCGAAGCTTGATGAGGTCGAGCGCGAGATCCTGGTGCGCTATCACGTGGTCGGCGAGACGTGCGATGAGCTCGGCGGGGGATTGGGGCTCACCAGGTCAGGCGCGCATGCGCGGCTCCAGGCGGCGGAGGAGCGGATGCGTGCGGTCGTGCGTCGATATAGCTAG